The window tttccccccctccctttcacctcctcttcccccccctccttttcacctcctcttcccccccctttcacctcctctttcccccccctccctttcacctcctcttcccccccctttcaccgcctccccccccctccctttcacctcctccctttcacctcctctaaccccctttcccttcccccctttcacctcctcttccccccctccctttcacctcctcttccctcccccctccctttcacctcctcttccccccccctccctccctttcacctccccctccctccctttcacctcctcttccctcccccctcccttcacctcctcttccctcccccccaggttCACAGCTTCATTAAGACAGCCGAGTTGGAGGAGGTAGATTTTGCCGGCTGGCTATGCGCCACCATGGGCCTCAAACAGCCCAGCACCCCGACCCATGCAGCCGTGGTGTGAGAGCGCGATGCCGGCCCGGCAGAGAACGCCACCGCCGTATCCTGCCGCCCTGCGGAGGCGGAAAGAGGAATCTCTGCAGAACGTGCCAAAAACAAACCGCCTCTTTCCACCCCCCGTAACCCTTCTCTTGCAGGAGGTCCCTGTGCTGCACTGGATCCATGGGGAATGGATCTCTTCTCCGCGCcctgccgcctcctcctcccctgATGGATCCCTGCTCTGATCCCGCGATGCTCTGCGGTACCCGCAATGCTTTCAGCGCAGGATACGCGAGTTTGATCTTTGGGAGATCCCGCGTTGGACCAAATCGAACGGACTGTGATTATATTGAGGAGGCGGCGTGTAAGTGATTGACGCCATAAAGACATTTCTCCCTAATTATAAAGTGTAACCAAGAAAGGTGGGAAGGGGAAAGGCCGCGACCCCCCGGCCTGCGTTACAATCAGTTATAAAACGGTTAGAAGAGATTTAACTTCAGTTTCTTTCCTATCCCTGGTTTTAACCTAACAAACCTGTCACTGTAATTAGTTCACTTTGATCCTACACCGGTTTGCACCTTTTTGAAGAGTAAGGTTCCCGCGTAGACCCTTAGGGGAGAGACGCGTGTGGCGTAGAAGCCGGGGAGGGGCGGGTGTATTCTCAGCGGGCGGCAAACCCCGCATCTAAAGCCATAAAGTCGCCCGCTTGAGAAAAACGCCCGCTGTGGGGGGAGAAACTTTactccaggagtggccaactccaggcctcaagggtcacgagcaagtcaggtgactgactgagccacctgtgctgaaacagggatatcctaaaaacctgacctgttggtacccCCTTGAGGCCTGCTGTTGGCTACTCATTTATACTCTTTATATTCTTCTCTGCTGGAGCGTTAAGAGTTTTGCGGCCGGGCACCTTTCGCGCGCAGTAATATTATTATACGGCACGACGGGGCCGGTCTGCCGTCCGCAAGAAAAGTGCAATGcctcaataaaaaaaagtttcaaaTAGATTCCGGGCGGCTGGTAAAATgagttatccccccccccccccctccgcagggcgcttcagcacagaagggaTTGGGTAACCAGCTCTGCGGCCTCCTGTCTGGGCCGCTTCCCTCGCTCCGATTCctatttatttaatattgttAACGTAACGTGCTGTGCGAGCGCTGGATCCTCTCGCTGGACAAGGGCCCCCGTGTCTGTTCTGTCGTGTTTTTTTGGCCTTTAAACTCCTCTGGAGAGGGGGTGCGAGGGTCACCCCCAAGCAGGAATCCCTCACGTCAGACGCTTGTGCCTTTTTTAGTCTCTGAACCTTGTACCTTTTTCACCCCTCGAGTTGTATTATCTTTGATTCTAATAAATATGTTATGAAGAACCTCGCCTGCGTCCTTCCGCCGCTCGCAGTGATCAGTGCGCACGGGTAAATATCCACACAGAAACTTTATTCACATTCCACAGGTTGTTTGCAAGCTGTGGGGATTCAGTGCTGGGACGCTGGGCCCTTTGCTACATGGTTTTAATGTGCTTCATCTCTTGGGAGCTCGATAAAAACTACTAACAGGAAGGAAAGGGAAACCAGTTATTTCTAATACAATGAAAACGAAAAAGCTCTCCCGCGGCTTGTGTGGTCAGTCGCCCCTGCTGCTTGTGCTAtagaccaggggggctcaactccagtcctcaagacccccccaacaggtctggttttcaggatatcccagcttcagcacaggtggctcaatcagccacctgtgctgaagcccctgCATGTCCTGTCCCCCCCCTTTATATCTGACCTGTGGGGGGGCTTGAAAGCCGGAGAGGAGCACCCTGCTGTATAGACTCAGGGAGTCATGTGTTCACTGCAACATTGCAGGTTTAATAAATTAAAACTATGTGCATTGTTTGATGTGCTTTCTGCCAGTCTCTCTATCCTGGCGATCCAGGGGTGGTGCCCGTGTGACGCTGCAGGCTCCACAAACACCTTTGCCAAAGAATTGGTTCCAGAGTTTTTACATGCCGTCAATGAAAGCAAAGCAAGGCCAGCAAGAGGAAACGCGCCCGCTCCTCGCGCCAATTATTCGGAAAAGATCCCATTGCGGTTAGAACACCAGTGCTAGCGACGGACAATATTTACTCGCGGCGTGTTGCAATCGGAGGCTAGTTTCACTTCTCTGGGGCTAAACCTGCAATGCagctttaaaggggcaatccaagggggcagatttattttaaaagttttttttaaaaacatagaattgaagccgtgggcctccggagctgaaccccgttaatttcagctccggggaccccctgtttcctgagatacttacctctgaactaggtgctggtagctgctctggctcagcaagcggggctttcaagtttgaagctcccgcgtcacatgggccaataggaagccgcgccaATGAtgccacagcttcctattggccgggaAATCTCAAGAGCAGACATATTGTGAACCTTGGTAGTCGAGGAGAGCGGCTCCCGGCACCTAATTcccaggtaagtatctccagaagcaaggggtccccagagccgaAATCAACAgggttcagccccagagaccccctgctcataccCTATAGATCAACAAAATGTCATTCCCAAAAACATTTtccggcttggattgcctctataaACTTCTGCCGTACAAATTAATAAGCCCCTAAAGAATGAGCCTTCCCCATGTGCACCCCACGGCTCCGCAATCAGCTAACGGGTTCAGAGCTGCACCCAGAGGCCTGGAACTAGTCCAATTCTCACAGTCCCTCTGCACTTTCCTGCCACTGAAGTTCCACTCGGTAGTACGACCCGGAATGGCAACATGGATCATCTCCGGAGGTGTCTAGGTGTCCgaatcctcctcttcctccagcTCTTCCTGTTCCTGACTGTACTCCCCGGTGCTGAGCTGCAGCTCTGTCTGATTAATTACAGCCTCGTTATCCACCAGCAGCTCGTCCTACGGAGGAATGGGGAGAAACCCGCAGAAATGAGAGATtgttcctttcccttcccactcGTCATTGCAGATCCCTCCAGCTATTTTCTATTGTGGCAAAATATTATTGTTAAGTAAAATGTTCTAGTGAAAGGTAAAAATGGCTGCAGTTTTCCAAAACCTGCGGTCTAACTCGGCCTTCCTCCCTGCCACGGCCACGCTGCTGCCACTGCAACGCTGCAACCCCTGCAGAGCTGTCCTCAATTTGCACGAGAATTTTAATATCACAATAAAAAAAGATTGGTGTACTGTATATGACTTAATATGCATAAGAGCAGGGGTGAGCCACCTGTGATatcccccaatacctggccttTTGGTGGCCACCTCTACATTAGAGTGTAAGCACTTTGGAGCAGAGATGGCCTTTCTCCTAATGATCCCTTGTTGCAAATGTCACACCCTGAATGATGAAACTGTCTGTATTCTCACACCGAGGCGTGCTACATACATATGGGAGGTGCCGGGGCGTGTGGACCAGGCTCTTGCAGAATGTCTTGGGAAACAGATGTGCCAATGACTGCTCTGCTTGCCAAAGCTACACTCCATAAAGCCTCGCATAGCTCAATACAATGCATTATGGGGAGTGACTTCGGAAAGCCGTTCTGCAGCAgcagacttcccccccccccctcctgcccctgtggTGCACCACTGTAGGTAGGTTACATTTTTTCAACCCCTGTGCATGGTCAGTATGAATGATACAATTCATATCGTTGTACTTTTCAgcaatctagatcaggggtggccaactccagtcctcatggaccACCatgtctgcttcagcacaggtggcggaGTCATGGACTGGCTAAGCCACccgtcctgaagcagggatatcctgaacaccggatctgctggtggcccttgagtactggagttggccacccctgatgtagaaCAAGACCACTTTGCAATGGTAGAGAAAGTGTTACGTGGATCAGGGCTTTCACGTGATTGCAAGCTCTGAAATGGGTCTGGAGCTTTAAACTAGCAGAACACAGAGGTCACTCACCTCCTGCGGCGCCTCAGTGGGAGACAGcggttcctcctcctcctctctggaGTTTATCATGGACTGAAGGGCCAGCTCCTCTACCTGGGACAGAAAATAAGATGGTGACCATGTGCACGGGAAGGAGAGGACCAGGCACACTGGTGACAAAACATCTCTCTGGTGACATTGGAGACCACAAGGGGAAACTGAGGAACCCTCAAAATGTTTATCTGATGGTCCACGAACATATATCCTATTTATACCACCGCACAGCTGGCAAAGAAGAGGCGGGTGATCAGGACAGTGACGACACCCAGCGCTGCTTGGGGCCAGACACAACGGGGGTCAGGTTTGAACAGAGAGAAAGAATTAGGATCTTATCAGGTCTCAGAACAGGTGCTTTTAATCGGTCATTAATGTATAGATTTGTTGACACTATATAGATCCGTCAGATTTGGGTAGATGCTTGGGACCGCTCCCCTCCCTTCACTGCGGAAGCAGACGTCAGAACATGACCACTAATAATCAGTTCCCTGGCTCAGCAAAAAATGTTTCATTATTACATTATCATTGCCGTTACACACTTGAGCAGGTTTCAATAGCTTCTTTATCCTGGGCCATGCTGTAAACGCGGTGTGACACGGCAGTGTTAaggcaggtgtgcgcaaacttaggggcgctagattttcagggggggggtgtggccgttatagaggtcctgcgctctcccccaggcctctATAACAGTTACCTTCCCGCGACGCTTCGTCATGGTAATCGTAGGGGCCACATGATGttacattaccatggcaacgtgacgtcacatgaccccgcaagtCATTTgacgcaggaggagggggggggggtgtgtgtgtgcaaggcaccgaggagagcaggtaagggtgcgcacggggaaaaagTGCGCACCCCTGCGttaagggatccatgttaaagggATAAGAGACCAAGTACACTCACtgtgaatgctcatttgcatgtcattacccagaatccctggctgcagtgggagcattgtatgctaagagataatggggaaaggcaggtttcaGGACCTGAGATGTGACTGTGATCAGAACGGTTTGATATATTATTTTTTGTGTatagttatgtatgtatgtatgtatgtgtgtgtatatatatatatatacacacacacacacacatatcacgtgTACGTTTCTCCCTGTGCAGCTTTAGGACCCTCTGGCAGTTAAAATGTTAAGTCGGGCAGTGACCtatgaccccccccccttgccctctGACCTTTAACCTGTTGAGCTGGTCGTGCAGAGCCGCTTTGACCTTGAGCAGAGTCGCCTCCTCCTTCTTCAGCTCCTGCAGGCGGCTAAGCATCCTGCGCCCGGCTCCGGGTCACCGCATCACCCGACAACCCGGCGCAGACCGCTCAGGATCCCTTCCTCGGCGACACGGCGCGTCATCACGTCGCGCGGAATCCCGTGACGCACTCCACCACGTGCCTCAGTGTGACGCTGGAGCGGCCATGTTAACTTTGGGCAGACTACAAAGGAGACAAGGGCCCAGGAGGAGGAGGTTGTACTGGGGGCTGACACCAGGGTTGGGGGGTTAGCACATGGAAAACAGATGCCATTACTATCCTTTAATTGGGTATCTGACTTCTACATCATGAGCTCGTAGCCCAAAGTAAAGATGGCTGCCTTAAACCCACGTGGGCACTTTGTGCCCCAGAGAGGACCCATGTCAGGAGCTGTATAGCATGGTCACTCACGGTAATATATCTGGATCCAACCAGCAATCGTAACATGCAGCACTTTGATGATTCAATGCTAATATTGAACAATACTGAAcacgctcctcacccctaccacacgcagcacttatcatctgagatctgactccaaaagactgttcatggtcccaaggctcaacaaagtatccggccgctcctacttctcttaccgtgcaccccaaaactggaacagtctaccggagactgtcacatccaccaccagtttaagttctttcaaatctaaggctgtctcacaatttaatctggtctgtaactgttacatacgcctataatatatattttctttaactgtgcatgcaatgtcttgtatataatgtataccctgttcatttatgtaactgtatttgtaaccatgtattatttgtcttaactcggtgcccaggacatacttgaaaacgagaggtaactcaatgtattacttcctggtaaaatattttataaataaaataaatttcccCCAAATCTATTAATCGGACACATAAATTAGGTTCTGTAAGAGGTTACAATTTCACTACTAAAAAAGGCAGCGGTTGTTTGGTCCCTTCTTATCCCCAACTGAGGCGGTTTGCTCAAGTTGTGTATTCTGTAGCTGCATTTACTAGGTTAACTAAATATAGAGGGAATAAAATAACGGTCATTTGAAGATGATGTGACTGTAgaccagggatgggcaactctagtcctcaagtgcCAATAGGTCAGACTTGAAAgatttctctgcttcagcactggcggctcaatcaaaatgacagACATCGGTGCTGAAACAAGAATAACCTTACCTCTTGGTGGcactttagaccaggggtgcgcaacgcCAGCCATTCCTGTTTAATATAATAACTAGGCCCTGGAGGAACCGTTACAGAAATGTATGCATCCCACCTTTATTTTTACATTTCGATACCCAGACAGGCGTTCATTTATATTGTAAATACTGGAGAAAAAGTATATTTATCAACCAATACAGCCATGGATACCGAGACACAACTGCAGATTGatgtaaacatttttttcttctcccaGTTGATTTATTTGGTGCAGACTTCAATACCAACCCCTATAAAGCTTAAGCACAAACCTGCATTTATTTGAGAGGATATTTAATAAGGTCAAGTGCAGGGGGCTTATCTTCCCATACAATCTGTTAAGACCCTTTACCATCTTGCATGAGAGTAGTGGCTTACTGATAGTGGCAGCAGATTGTGAATTTCCactaaatatttttgttttgtagCTGCACTTAGTAGCCACAGCTCCTGAAACCTACTTATTTTGATTTGGGTACTTGCAATAGAATTTTTGGACAAAGCAGATTACTCGTATaaaccctgctcatgtacaccaGCCCATAGCATTTACAATCTGATTTTGGTGTCTGTGGCAGAGGGAGAAAGTGACATGTCCCAGATCACAAGCAAGTTCATCAAGTAGAAGACATCAAGCTTGTACatagcaggaaaaaaaaaaaacacagccacaTGTAGTCTTACAGCAGCTTGTCACATTTACATGTAGGAACTGTGTGCCCAAGCCATTTGCTTGAGAGCGCAACAGCTTGGAGACTAAACCACTACCAGGTTCCTGTCCATTATGCTACAGCATGAATAACAAAGCTGTGGGCCTGTGACAAACACGTGTAAGATGTGAAGTTACATGACGGCACATGCACTGGGGGAatgcccatttaaaaaaaaaaaaatacaaaaaaaagcacAAAGCAGATGTATGTAGTTTTAAACAGATTTTATTGGGAGTAAATCCAAAGTGCTGGCCATGGACAACCAGTTAATCCACACTTCAGGCTAATAACTTGGCTTTCTTCTTTTCTTTGGCTTTTATCTGTtgaaagaggggaaaaaaaaaaaagttattaaatAGTACGTTCAGAATTTCTTTTCTGGCAGTCTTATGCCCAAATTAAATCCTTTCGTGGCGTGAGGTCGCCATCTTGGCATTTCACCATCAAAACCAGAGCCGCAAAATGGATCTCAGCCGCCGGTTATCTAGAGCaggggctcaactccaatccctgagacccaacaggtcaggtatccaggatattccagctttagcacaggtgtctcagtcagactgcaccacctgtgctgaagcagtgatatcctgacaacctgacctgttggtggcccttgaggactggcgtcggCCATCCCTGCTCTAGCTGGAAGTGGGAACTCTATTCTGATACCAGACATTATCCATGAAGGTTTGCCAatgagctgggacacagacaacTTTCCTGTGAACTGGCTATATTAACCCCATCTCTGCCAGATGGACCGGCAATGCACTCCCCTGCTGCCCTCATGACTGTTCGCGGCAGCGTGTTGTCACTTGGTACTTACGTTCTCAGCTTGACGCAGGATCGTGTTGCGTCTCACGGTCTTTGCATACGGGTTCAGCCTCATCATGATTCTCAAATTCTTCAGTGGGTTCTTCTTCAGTTCCCTGCGCTTAACCTTTTTACTGTGTGATGAAAGCAAAGAAATGTTGGCAATTAGTCAAAATAAAGTTTAGACTGATTGTTCATATTAATCCTCAAAGAGATCCCAGAGATCCCTGGATCTTTACTGTTGAAGCAAACGGTCAGAACTTCCACTGAAGTCACGGGGTTTCAGAAACACGGACCATGAAGCGGAACTCATCACTCGTGTGTGCGATATAGGACGTAGGATATAGGGAGAGGGTGTTTTACAGCAATGGTAAAggctttactttaaaaaaaaaaagatattgtttACAGCCGGGGGGCTCACCTCCCGTCCTCAAGCACCACCCAAAAtgccaggctttcaggatatcccagcttcagcacaggtggctg is drawn from Ascaphus truei isolate aAscTru1 chromosome 18, aAscTru1.hap1, whole genome shotgun sequence and contains these coding sequences:
- the SNAPC5 gene encoding snRNA-activating protein complex subunit 5; amino-acid sequence: MLSRLQELKKEEATLLKVKAALHDQLNRLKVEELALQSMINSREEEEEPLSPTEAPQEDELLVDNEAVINQTELQLSTGEYSQEQEELEEEEDSDT